One Armatimonadota bacterium genomic window carries:
- a CDS encoding PEP-CTERM sorting domain-containing protein (PEP-CTERM proteins occur, often in large numbers, in the proteomes of bacteria that also encode an exosortase, a predicted intramembrane cysteine proteinase. The presence of a PEP-CTERM domain at a protein's C-terminus predicts cleavage within the sorting domain, followed by covalent anchoring to some some component of the (usually Gram-negative) cell surface. Many PEP-CTERM proteins exhibit an unusual sequence composition that includes large numbers of potential glycosylation sites. Expression of one such protein has been shown restore the ability of a bacterium to form floc, a type of biofilm.), whose translation MNRKLGLVSALVILSAFSSAQRAPTASYTVSGAAGNWDLNFTLQSHFNAGEGDFYVFGVFLSPGSTIDGSPGIYGPNPQSPWNNATYGGSNTNYNVNWIDFSGTTGPTPGAYVSGFVAHTTDVVAPTSVQFYAFSDNGTYGGTDYINFDFNPGFEGVAVNGVPEPASLTIFAVGSLMMIRRRRK comes from the coding sequence ATGAATCGCAAATTAGGCTTGGTTAGTGCTCTTGTCATACTTTCGGCTTTCTCGTCCGCGCAACGTGCCCCGACCGCCTCATACACAGTTTCGGGCGCGGCTGGAAATTGGGACTTGAACTTTACGCTTCAGAGCCATTTTAATGCCGGTGAAGGCGACTTTTACGTTTTCGGCGTCTTCCTTAGCCCAGGATCTACTATTGATGGTTCGCCTGGAATCTATGGTCCTAACCCTCAATCGCCCTGGAACAATGCAACGTACGGCGGTTCCAACACGAACTATAACGTCAACTGGATCGACTTTTCAGGCACCACTGGTCCTACTCCAGGCGCATACGTAAGCGGCTTTGTTGCTCATACCACGGATGTAGTGGCACCGACCTCGGTTCAGTTTTATGCCTTTTCGGATAACGGAACTTATGGTGGCACCGACTACATTAATTTCGATTTCAATCCGGGTTTTGAAGGGGTTGCCGTCAACGGTGTTCCTGAACCTGCTTCCCTTACAATCTTCGCCGTAGGGTCATTAATGATGATCCGTCGGCGACGCAAATGA
- a CDS encoding ABC transporter permease subunit encodes MMRRREGRAGFMFALPWLFGLSAFMFYPLLMSLYLSFCDYSVLRPPVWVGTANYTELFHDEVFWITVKNTIFYASVSLPLSMVIGIALAMLLNTNVKGMAIYRTIFFIPSLVPMVSLAMLWLWLLNGDYGVINNALSVIGIKGPNWMSDVAWTKPALILLSVWGVGNAMLIYLASLQDVPTSLLEASELDGATPWQKTRNVTLPMISPVIQFNMIMGIIGSLQVFAVPFIMFPGGSPARSTYFYSEYLYDNAFLYSRMGYASAMGWVLFIVILILTLLALKLSNRHVHYGGV; translated from the coding sequence ATGATGCGTCGGCGAGAGGGACGGGCGGGTTTTATGTTTGCCCTTCCGTGGCTATTCGGCCTGTCAGCGTTCATGTTCTATCCGTTGCTGATGTCGCTCTACCTCTCGTTCTGCGACTATTCGGTTTTGCGACCGCCGGTGTGGGTGGGGACGGCCAACTATACTGAACTCTTCCACGACGAAGTCTTTTGGATCACGGTCAAGAACACGATCTTTTACGCGTCGGTTTCGTTACCGCTCAGCATGGTCATTGGCATCGCCTTGGCGATGCTTTTGAATACGAATGTCAAGGGCATGGCCATCTACCGGACCATCTTCTTCATCCCCTCATTGGTGCCGATGGTCTCGCTTGCGATGCTGTGGCTATGGCTGTTGAACGGCGATTACGGCGTGATCAACAACGCGCTGAGCGTGATCGGCATCAAAGGGCCGAACTGGATGAGCGACGTGGCGTGGACCAAACCGGCTCTGATTCTGCTCAGCGTCTGGGGCGTAGGCAATGCAATGTTGATCTATCTGGCCAGCCTGCAAGACGTTCCAACATCCTTGCTGGAGGCTTCGGAACTCGACGGAGCGACGCCGTGGCAGAAGACGCGCAATGTCACCTTGCCGATGATCTCGCCAGTGATCCAGTTCAACATGATCATGGGCATCATCGGTTCGCTCCAGGTGTTCGCCGTGCCGTTCATCATGTTCCCGGGTGGCAGTCCGGCGCGTTCGACCTACTTCTACTCGGAATATCTGTACGACAACGCGTTCCTGTATAGCCGCATGGGTTACGCGAGCGCGATGGGATGGGTGCTATTCATCGTTATTTTGATCTTGACACTGTTGGCGTTGAAGCTCAGTAACCGTCACGTCCACTATGGAGGCGTTTAG
- a CDS encoding extracellular solute-binding protein, with the protein MPKLSDFVTPILLSLVTLALIGTELRSHPPDDQTRTHIAVWVGWSSFEFDAFKGVVDDFNKSQNKIFVDLLSVSGNSQKTLISTAAGIPPEISLIGGSELPQFADAGAIEQLDEICKENGLTDEKYVPGDWGVVHYQDHVYALPATPATVALHYNKDILKAAGYDHPPETIEEMDEMVNKITKVKNGKVVMAGFLPGEPGWWNWCWGPYFGGQLWDGDSKITMDSPENLKAFQWVASFSKRFGPGQIQAYRSGFGAFESPQNAFMSGKVAMEVQGVWMNNFIQAANPKLNWGAVPFPYPKDHPELKGHTIIDQDIFVLLKGCKHRAEAIQFLVYCQQQGPMEKLCWGQKKSSPLRKKSDWFWKTHANPYIKLFDDMAYSPNAFTTPKTAIWPQYQAEITNAMDEVTLLQMTPEEAIKYVQARMQPKLDLYRNRLEARRKAGL; encoded by the coding sequence ATGCCAAAACTGAGCGACTTTGTAACCCCCATCCTGCTTTCGCTCGTGACCCTGGCTCTCATTGGGACTGAGCTACGGAGCCATCCGCCCGACGATCAGACCAGAACCCACATCGCGGTTTGGGTTGGTTGGTCCTCGTTCGAATTCGACGCGTTTAAGGGCGTGGTCGATGACTTCAACAAGTCTCAAAACAAGATTTTCGTCGATCTTTTGTCGGTTTCGGGCAACAGCCAAAAGACGCTGATTAGCACTGCGGCGGGCATTCCGCCGGAGATTTCGCTGATCGGCGGCTCGGAACTGCCCCAATTTGCCGACGCGGGCGCGATCGAACAACTCGACGAAATTTGCAAGGAAAACGGACTGACCGACGAGAAGTATGTTCCGGGTGACTGGGGCGTGGTGCATTACCAGGATCATGTCTATGCTCTACCAGCTACTCCGGCGACAGTAGCGCTCCACTACAACAAGGACATCCTCAAAGCGGCCGGGTACGACCATCCGCCCGAAACTATCGAGGAGATGGACGAGATGGTGAATAAGATCACCAAGGTGAAAAACGGCAAGGTGGTGATGGCGGGATTTCTGCCAGGTGAACCGGGCTGGTGGAATTGGTGCTGGGGACCCTATTTCGGTGGTCAACTGTGGGATGGCGATTCGAAAATCACCATGGATTCCCCCGAGAATTTGAAAGCCTTTCAGTGGGTTGCGTCGTTCAGCAAGCGGTTCGGTCCGGGCCAGATTCAGGCGTATCGAAGCGGGTTCGGTGCTTTCGAGTCACCTCAGAACGCCTTTATGTCGGGCAAGGTCGCGATGGAGGTCCAGGGCGTGTGGATGAACAACTTCATCCAAGCCGCCAACCCGAAGTTGAATTGGGGCGCGGTGCCGTTTCCGTATCCGAAAGATCATCCCGAACTGAAGGGGCATACGATCATCGACCAGGACATATTTGTCCTGCTGAAGGGGTGTAAGCACCGGGCAGAGGCCATCCAATTCCTGGTGTATTGCCAACAGCAAGGGCCAATGGAGAAGCTGTGCTGGGGTCAGAAGAAGTCCTCGCCGCTCCGCAAAAAGTCGGATTGGTTTTGGAAGACCCACGCTAACCCGTATATCAAGCTTTTCGACGACATGGCCTATAGTCCGAACGCGTTTACAACGCCCAAAACGGCTATTTGGCCCCAGTACCAGGCGGAAATTACGAACGCGATGGACGAAGTAACGCTTTTGCAAATGACGCCGGAAGAGGCGATTAAGTACGTTCAGGCGCGGATGCAACCGAAGCTGGACTTGTACCGGAATCGCCTGGAAGCGCGGAGGAAAGCCGGTCTATGA
- a CDS encoding DUF4352 domain-containing protein, whose protein sequence is MLKKSWTFAVLAAMVMALPSASFAQTGQKPKNETKGQSQLAGGFARFGETYSLKSGWNFQFISAKYTVQPFLCYGDSLAMSGQKLLVIDFSLKNATHDDMWFGGIDQMISVFDDKGAKYSSCATQLESNGIKSMDRTLKPGQGIGQPELKDPLRVCFPVPLDAKITKIILNEPRLGKNEEVVRFLMAGTDKESDPKNIIAPLPKNVADPSDPTGAVALKAGLAKIGDVVPSGEFSFKVTGVTTTKEALDPDNPLEDGKQYVVVTVQAKNIWGDKASYFDAQDTDDNVLVDADGEKYHAAKVLKASSNEEADTGRQMDPDDTYTVRWVFVMSEKSKATVFRLRATSEAYTWAFDLSK, encoded by the coding sequence ATGTTGAAGAAATCGTGGACTTTTGCCGTTTTGGCCGCCATGGTTATGGCTCTGCCGAGCGCCTCCTTTGCGCAGACTGGCCAGAAACCGAAGAACGAGACGAAAGGACAGTCTCAACTCGCGGGAGGCTTTGCTCGCTTTGGCGAAACGTACAGCCTCAAGAGCGGTTGGAACTTTCAGTTCATTAGCGCGAAGTACACGGTTCAGCCGTTCCTCTGCTACGGCGACTCATTGGCGATGAGTGGCCAGAAACTGCTGGTCATCGACTTCTCGCTAAAGAACGCGACGCACGACGACATGTGGTTCGGCGGCATCGACCAAATGATCTCGGTTTTTGACGATAAGGGGGCTAAATACAGTTCTTGCGCGACCCAACTGGAGAGCAATGGGATCAAGTCGATGGACCGTACGTTGAAGCCAGGGCAGGGAATTGGGCAGCCGGAACTCAAGGATCCCCTTCGAGTTTGCTTCCCGGTGCCCCTTGACGCGAAGATCACGAAGATCATCTTGAACGAGCCTCGGTTGGGCAAAAACGAAGAGGTCGTGCGATTCCTGATGGCAGGCACTGACAAAGAATCTGACCCGAAGAACATCATCGCACCGCTCCCGAAGAATGTGGCTGATCCAAGCGACCCGACGGGTGCGGTCGCCCTCAAGGCGGGGCTCGCAAAGATCGGAGACGTAGTTCCTTCGGGCGAATTTTCGTTCAAGGTCACGGGTGTCACGACCACGAAGGAAGCGCTTGACCCGGATAATCCGCTGGAAGATGGCAAGCAGTACGTGGTGGTGACCGTTCAAGCCAAGAACATCTGGGGCGACAAGGCTAGCTATTTCGATGCACAGGACACAGACGACAACGTCTTGGTCGACGCAGACGGTGAGAAGTATCATGCGGCGAAGGTGCTCAAGGCATCATCGAACGAAGAGGCGGATACAGGGCGGCAGATGGATCCCGACGACACCTACACGGTTCGGTGGGTGTTTGTGATGAGCGAAAAGTCGAAGGCGACCGTGTTTCGGCTACGCGCCACGTCCGAGGCCTACACCTGGGCATTCGACTTATCTAAGTAG
- a CDS encoding ABC transporter permease subunit: MKNHKKHITILTHFVLIFLSVLFIFPFLWMLDTAIKPIAETMTTTPKWIPSHFEFDNFWKAITYGSDKLGYIPFLVYAENTLMLAALVVIGTVVSNSIVAYSFARLRWWGRDVIFAITLATMMVPFPVLMVPTFTIFKHLDWIGTYRPLWVPAWFGSAFSIFLLRQFFKTIPFELSEAARIDGAGEWKIFRSIILPLSKPALSVVALFALMGTWNDFLGPLIYLLRQETFTLSLGLEFYHSHAGGTIWNLLMAATSIVVVPVLILFFFCQKQFIKGISITGIK; the protein is encoded by the coding sequence ATGAAGAACCACAAGAAGCACATCACGATACTCACGCACTTCGTGCTGATTTTCCTGTCGGTGCTGTTCATCTTCCCGTTCCTATGGATGCTGGACACGGCGATCAAGCCAATCGCTGAGACGATGACGACCACCCCGAAGTGGATTCCCTCGCACTTCGAGTTCGACAACTTTTGGAAGGCGATCACATACGGCTCGGACAAGCTGGGCTACATTCCGTTCCTGGTTTACGCGGAAAACACGCTCATGCTGGCGGCCTTGGTGGTCATCGGCACAGTGGTTTCGAATTCGATCGTGGCGTATTCGTTTGCGCGTCTGCGGTGGTGGGGAAGAGATGTCATCTTTGCGATCACCCTCGCGACGATGATGGTGCCGTTCCCGGTGCTGATGGTGCCGACCTTCACGATCTTCAAACACCTGGATTGGATCGGGACGTATCGGCCGCTGTGGGTTCCGGCATGGTTCGGCAGCGCGTTTTCGATCTTCCTCTTGCGGCAGTTCTTCAAGACGATTCCGTTCGAGCTATCCGAGGCCGCTCGCATCGACGGCGCGGGTGAGTGGAAGATTTTCCGCTCGATCATCCTGCCGCTCAGTAAACCGGCGTTATCCGTCGTTGCGCTGTTTGCGTTGATGGGCACCTGGAACGACTTTCTAGGTCCGCTCATCTACTTGCTCCGCCAGGAGACATTCACGCTCTCGCTAGGGTTGGAGTTCTATCACAGCCACGCGGGTGGAACCATTTGGAATCTCCTGATGGCGGCGACGAGCATTGTGGTCGTGCCGGTCCTCATCCTGTTCTTCTTCTGCCAAAAGCAGTTCATCAAGGGCATTTCGATCACCGGCATCAAGTAA
- a CDS encoding response regulator has translation MNNPIRFVVIEDEVPIRRFLRASLGDDEATWYEAATGEEGIRLVAQKNPEIVLLDLGLPDIDGLEVLRRIREWSTVPIIVLSARGKENDKVGALDQGADDYLTKPFSVGELMARVRVALRHSKPAPDVAVFEAGDLRVDFAARVVALAGEEIRLTQIEYKLLSILCQHAGKVVTQKQLLTEVWGPAFEDSTHTLRVHMANLRQKIDSGPGQHRLIQTETGVGYRLRPDEC, from the coding sequence GTGAATAACCCGATCCGGTTCGTCGTCATCGAAGACGAGGTGCCAATCCGTCGGTTCCTGCGCGCCAGCTTGGGCGACGACGAGGCGACCTGGTACGAGGCCGCCACCGGCGAAGAGGGAATCCGACTAGTCGCGCAAAAGAATCCAGAAATCGTTCTCCTGGACCTCGGCCTGCCGGATATCGACGGCCTGGAGGTCTTGCGCCGCATCCGCGAATGGTCGACTGTACCGATCATCGTCCTTTCGGCTCGGGGGAAGGAGAACGACAAGGTGGGAGCCCTCGACCAGGGTGCCGACGACTACTTGACGAAACCCTTTTCAGTCGGTGAATTGATGGCGCGTGTGCGAGTGGCCTTGCGACATTCCAAACCCGCCCCCGATGTCGCCGTCTTCGAGGCCGGCGATCTTCGCGTCGACTTTGCCGCCCGCGTCGTCGCCCTTGCGGGCGAAGAGATTCGACTGACCCAGATCGAATACAAACTGCTGTCGATTCTTTGTCAACACGCCGGTAAGGTCGTGACCCAAAAGCAACTCCTGACCGAAGTGTGGGGTCCTGCATTCGAAGACTCGACCCATACTCTTCGCGTCCATATGGCCAACCTGCGGCAAAAAATCGACTCGGGACCGGGCCAACATCGCCTGATCCAAACCGAGACAGGAGTCGGATACCGACTCCGCCCCGATGAATGCTGA
- a CDS encoding DUF1501 domain-containing protein: MNPFFERDLRLTRRQLFGKAATGVGAWALNSLLAQDAFGVLQTPGKLPAKAKRVVVLWQGGAPSQVDLFDYKPNLFQHRLEELPESVRAGKRLSTMTSGQAHFPILPAIKPFKQYGNSGMWLSEMLPHIGGIADDITLIKSMHTDAVNHAPGVTLFLTGSQIPGRPSMGAWCAYGLGSMNEDLPAFVVMTSADEKKTCGQLFYDYYWGSGFLPSKFQGVRFRSEGDPVLYLTNPPGMPPELRRKVLNDIQDLDTKRHEEYGDPEIETRISQYELAFRMQTSVPELTDISKEPKHVLEMYGPDVEKKGTYAHNCLLARRLLERGVRFVQLMHSGWDQHTNLDTQLELQCRDTDQPSAALVKDLAQRGLLDDTIVLWCGEFGRTVFVQGDVNKPNGHGRDHLGSCYSLWLAGGGFKPGTVYGQTDDYSYSVTENAMDAHDLGATILHQLGIDHEKLTYKYQGRDFRLTDVSGQVIKGVLA; this comes from the coding sequence ATGAACCCCTTCTTCGAACGCGACCTCCGCCTCACCCGCCGACAGCTTTTCGGCAAGGCCGCGACCGGCGTCGGTGCTTGGGCCCTCAATTCCCTTCTCGCCCAAGATGCCTTCGGCGTCCTTCAGACGCCAGGCAAGCTCCCCGCCAAAGCTAAGCGCGTAGTGGTTCTTTGGCAGGGCGGCGCGCCGTCGCAAGTCGACCTATTCGACTACAAGCCCAACCTCTTCCAGCATCGCCTCGAAGAGCTTCCCGAATCGGTGAGGGCCGGAAAAAGACTCTCGACCATGACGAGCGGCCAGGCGCATTTCCCCATCCTGCCCGCCATCAAGCCGTTTAAGCAGTACGGAAACTCCGGCATGTGGCTCAGCGAGATGCTCCCGCACATTGGCGGCATCGCCGACGACATCACCCTCATCAAGTCGATGCACACCGACGCCGTCAACCACGCGCCGGGCGTTACCCTGTTCCTGACTGGTAGCCAGATTCCCGGTCGACCGAGCATGGGGGCGTGGTGCGCCTACGGCCTGGGAAGCATGAACGAAGATTTACCCGCCTTCGTCGTCATGACCTCCGCCGACGAAAAGAAGACCTGCGGCCAGCTCTTCTATGACTACTATTGGGGCTCCGGCTTCCTACCCTCCAAGTTCCAGGGTGTGCGGTTCCGAAGCGAGGGCGACCCGGTACTCTACCTCACCAATCCGCCCGGAATGCCGCCCGAGCTTCGGCGCAAAGTCCTCAACGACATCCAGGACCTCGACACCAAGCGTCATGAGGAGTACGGCGACCCCGAAATCGAAACTCGAATATCGCAGTACGAGCTAGCCTTCCGTATGCAGACCAGCGTGCCGGAGCTGACCGACATCTCGAAAGAGCCAAAGCATGTGCTGGAAATGTACGGGCCCGACGTGGAGAAGAAAGGCACTTACGCCCACAATTGCCTGCTCGCGAGGCGGCTCCTGGAACGCGGAGTGCGGTTTGTCCAGCTTATGCACTCGGGCTGGGACCAGCACACCAATCTTGATACCCAGCTTGAACTCCAATGCCGTGACACCGACCAGCCTTCGGCGGCGCTCGTCAAAGACCTCGCTCAGCGCGGACTTCTGGATGACACCATCGTGCTTTGGTGCGGCGAGTTTGGGCGCACTGTCTTCGTCCAGGGCGACGTCAACAAGCCCAACGGCCACGGGCGCGACCACCTCGGCTCGTGCTATAGCCTATGGCTAGCGGGCGGCGGATTCAAGCCCGGCACGGTCTATGGCCAAACCGACGACTACAGCTACAGTGTGACCGAGAACGCCATGGATGCCCACGACCTCGGCGCGACCATTCTGCACCAACTTGGCATCGATCACGAGAAGCTGACCTATAAATACCAAGGCCGCGACTTCCGACTCACGGATGTCAGCGGCCAAGTGATCAAAGGCGTGCTCGCCTAA
- a CDS encoding DUF1553 domain-containing protein encodes MGLRRIGLRLPQLGLAASLPIALLARTQSKVDFTHDVLPILRAHCTQCHSGDAPDGGLSLESIAALMKGGTSGKAALAGKGSASLLILRIEGKGGKPRMPMGFGPLKQKDIDTIKAWIDQGCQAGSVDERKHWAYIPPVKPSVPIQRSKWTRNEIDAFVLQRLQANHLSPSPEADRTTLIRRLTLDLTGLPPTPAEVDAFNIDRSPNAYEKVVDRLLASPHYGEKMALPWLDAARYADSNGFQMDGDNCQYVWRDWVIRALNTNMPYDQFTIEQLAGDLLPNPSQDDLVATGFNRNHMLNGEGGAIPEEQRNVGLFDRVDTTCTTWLGLTMTCDRCHDHKYDPFKQKDYYSLMAFFNNLPETGVPTDNDGKMYVAKPWIYAGTPEDMAKFHSLSNDLDTAKNAAKPYEDNAESQSKWEQTSPKTGDKNIDGILAIAADKRTKDQAGALHNYFLDHALPEPGNELRKRWQSLEKQFNDVKSKLPKVMVMSDAQPRKTFIYSRGDYTSPLDQVQPNTPESLPKPAQTPKNRLDLAKWIVSPQNPLAARVAVNRYWQILFGKGLVRTPENFGVQGEPPTHPLLLDWLAVDFREHGWNVKRLVKQIVMSATYRQSSKVSNTLQKEDPDNRLLARGARFRMPSMVLRDEALAASGLLNPTMFGKPVYPYQPKGIWDGLNITDERDFSYPQSKGADLYRRSIYTFWRRTVAPGDMFDASSRQVCTVRASQTSTPLHALTTLNDVTWVEAGRALAESVMTTMPQTDQRLKEMFRRVLARRPDAVELKRLQQCQQTAEQYYKTHPKDAEAYLTQGDSPPDAKLDQAQLASFAVTGLMILNLDEALTRE; translated from the coding sequence ATGGGGCTTCGACGGATCGGCTTGCGTCTGCCCCAACTTGGGCTGGCCGCTTCCCTTCCCATCGCCCTGCTCGCCAGAACCCAAAGCAAGGTCGATTTCACCCACGACGTCCTACCGATCCTGCGCGCCCACTGCACCCAATGCCACTCTGGCGACGCGCCGGACGGTGGTCTTTCTCTGGAGTCTATCGCCGCCCTCATGAAAGGCGGTACTAGCGGCAAAGCCGCGTTGGCCGGAAAGGGTTCGGCGAGCCTATTGATCCTCCGCATCGAGGGCAAAGGCGGCAAGCCTCGCATGCCGATGGGCTTCGGGCCGCTCAAACAGAAGGATATCGACACCATCAAAGCGTGGATCGACCAAGGCTGCCAGGCCGGTTCGGTCGACGAACGCAAACACTGGGCTTACATTCCACCGGTCAAGCCGTCCGTTCCCATTCAGAGAAGCAAGTGGACCCGAAACGAGATCGACGCCTTCGTTCTCCAGCGCCTCCAAGCCAACCATCTGTCGCCTTCTCCCGAAGCCGACCGTACGACCTTGATTCGTCGCCTGACTCTCGATCTCACCGGATTACCGCCGACTCCGGCCGAAGTGGACGCTTTCAACATCGACCGCTCGCCAAACGCCTATGAGAAAGTGGTCGATCGCCTACTCGCGAGCCCGCACTACGGTGAAAAAATGGCCCTACCGTGGCTAGATGCGGCCCGATATGCTGACAGCAACGGCTTCCAGATGGACGGCGACAACTGCCAGTACGTGTGGCGTGATTGGGTGATCCGCGCCCTCAACACCAACATGCCTTACGACCAGTTCACCATCGAGCAACTGGCGGGCGACCTCTTGCCAAACCCAAGCCAGGACGACCTAGTCGCCACCGGCTTCAACCGAAACCACATGCTCAATGGCGAGGGCGGCGCAATCCCCGAGGAACAGCGCAACGTCGGGCTCTTCGACCGGGTCGATACCACTTGCACCACTTGGCTAGGTTTGACCATGACCTGCGACCGGTGCCACGACCACAAATACGACCCATTCAAGCAGAAGGACTACTACTCGCTAATGGCGTTCTTCAACAATCTGCCCGAGACCGGCGTCCCAACCGACAACGACGGCAAGATGTATGTCGCCAAGCCCTGGATTTACGCCGGAACCCCGGAAGACATGGCGAAATTCCACAGCCTTTCGAATGACTTGGACACGGCCAAAAATGCCGCCAAACCCTACGAGGATAATGCTGAATCGCAGTCGAAGTGGGAGCAAACGAGCCCGAAGACGGGAGACAAAAATATCGACGGCATTTTGGCCATCGCCGCCGACAAACGCACCAAGGATCAGGCGGGTGCTCTGCATAACTACTTCCTCGATCATGCCCTGCCCGAGCCTGGAAATGAACTCAGAAAGCGCTGGCAAAGTCTCGAAAAGCAGTTCAACGACGTGAAATCGAAGCTCCCGAAAGTGATGGTGATGTCCGATGCTCAGCCCCGCAAAACCTTCATTTACTCGCGTGGCGACTACACTTCGCCTCTCGATCAGGTTCAGCCGAACACTCCAGAATCGCTTCCGAAACCTGCGCAAACGCCTAAGAATCGATTGGACCTTGCAAAGTGGATTGTCAGCCCCCAAAATCCCCTCGCTGCCAGGGTCGCCGTGAACCGATACTGGCAGATTCTCTTTGGGAAGGGCCTCGTCCGAACCCCCGAGAACTTTGGGGTACAAGGCGAGCCGCCGACACACCCGCTCCTGCTCGATTGGCTCGCGGTGGACTTCCGCGAGCATGGCTGGAATGTCAAGCGACTGGTCAAACAGATCGTCATGAGTGCGACCTACCGCCAATCATCCAAGGTTTCCAACACCCTCCAGAAAGAAGACCCGGACAACCGCCTCCTCGCCCGTGGAGCCCGGTTCCGCATGCCGTCGATGGTCCTGCGCGATGAGGCCCTGGCCGCCAGCGGGCTCCTCAACCCCACCATGTTCGGCAAACCGGTCTATCCCTATCAACCAAAAGGCATCTGGGACGGGCTCAACATTACCGACGAACGAGACTTCAGCTATCCGCAGTCGAAAGGAGCCGATCTTTATCGCCGAAGCATCTACACATTCTGGCGGCGCACCGTGGCCCCTGGCGACATGTTCGACGCCTCCAGTCGTCAGGTCTGCACGGTTCGGGCTTCGCAGACCTCCACTCCACTTCACGCCCTCACGACCCTCAACGATGTGACTTGGGTTGAGGCGGGCCGCGCTCTCGCTGAAAGCGTGATGACCACGATGCCCCAGACCGACCAACGGTTGAAAGAAATGTTCCGCCGAGTTCTTGCTCGCCGCCCGGACGCCGTCGAACTGAAGCGCCTGCAGCAGTGCCAGCAGACAGCCGAGCAATACTACAAGACCCACCCGAAGGACGCCGAAGCCTATCTGACGCAGGGCGACTCGCCGCCTGATGCCAAGCTCGACCAAGCCCAACTCGCCTCCTTCGCCGTCACCGGCCTGATGATCCTCAACCTCGACGAGGCCCTGACCCGAGAGTAG
- a CDS encoding PEP-CTERM sorting domain-containing protein yields the protein MKKVILKPLVLTAILGSAVVANADVLLNTFGATDPGFTNTGWTVDNTQSMGRAFTSPGTYVLTEIDIALFATHAASNVRVNLCSDGGGMPGSVMESFLVTTTPDPTKYFLNSVTNPVLTAGTYFITVTPDTDDDGGAWCQTNDGHSADLTFSTDSGATWNNFNDTDGAVTVFGSPVPEPASFAVLGLGALALVRRRRK from the coding sequence ATGAAAAAGGTTATTTTGAAGCCGTTGGTTTTGACGGCGATTTTGGGTAGTGCCGTTGTAGCGAACGCAGATGTTCTTCTGAACACTTTTGGCGCCACCGATCCGGGCTTTACCAACACCGGATGGACGGTCGACAACACTCAGTCCATGGGGCGCGCCTTTACCTCGCCAGGAACTTACGTCCTGACCGAGATCGACATTGCGCTGTTTGCAACGCACGCGGCTTCGAATGTCAGAGTGAACCTGTGTTCGGATGGCGGCGGAATGCCGGGGTCAGTGATGGAGTCCTTCCTTGTGACCACCACGCCCGATCCGACGAAGTACTTCCTCAACTCGGTGACGAATCCAGTGCTGACAGCGGGAACCTACTTCATCACTGTCACGCCAGACACGGACGATGACGGTGGCGCCTGGTGTCAGACCAACGACGGCCACAGTGCCGACTTAACTTTCTCCACCGATAGCGGTGCAACCTGGAACAACTTCAACGATACCGATGGTGCTGTCACGGTATTCGGAAGTCCGGTTCCCGAGCCTGCATCGTTTGCCGTTTTGGGTCTCGGCGCATTGGCGCTCGTTCGACGCCGACGCAAATAG